The window GGCCCGGCGGGTGGTGGATCTTCTACGAGCCGGAGCTGCACTTCGGCCAGAACGTCCTCGTGCCGGACCTGGCGGGCTGGCGGCGCGAGCGCATGCCCCAGCCCCCTCGGCCCACCGCGCCCTTCGCCACCTCCGCTCCGGACTGGATCTGCGAAATCCTGTCGCCCTCCACCGCCACCGTGGACCGGGCGCGCAAGCTGCCCATCTACCACCGCGAGGGGGTGTGCCATGCGTGGGTCATCGACCCCCTGGAACGCACCCTGGAGGTTTTCCACCGCTCGCGCCGGGGGTGGATGCTCGCCGAGAGCCACGCGGGGCAGAGCGTCGTGCGGGCCATCCCCTTCGAATCCGTGGCCTTGGAGCTCAGCGCACTGTGGCTGCCCGGCTCGGAGATTGCCTATGTGCCCTGATTGGTTGGGTCAGAGACTTGAGGAAGG is drawn from Hyalangium ruber and contains these coding sequences:
- a CDS encoding Uma2 family endonuclease; its protein translation is MGKGQGRKPPERGYSQAPRGQGGSSRKKPASYEDIEALPVGWIGEIVDEELVAQPRPAFGHQRAAWALGGQLYTPFDRGQGGPGGWWIFYEPELHFGQNVLVPDLAGWRRERMPQPPRPTAPFATSAPDWICEILSPSTATVDRARKLPIYHREGVCHAWVIDPLERTLEVFHRSRRGWMLAESHAGQSVVRAIPFESVALELSALWLPGSEIAYVP